From the genome of Pukyongia salina, one region includes:
- a CDS encoding acyl-CoA dehydrogenase family protein, whose amino-acid sequence MKPDLFESPDYYNLDDLLTEEHKLIRSAARDWVKRDVSPIIEEAAQKAEFPKSIIPGLAEIGAFGPYIPEEYGGSGLDQISYGIIMQEIERGDSGVRSTASVQSSLVMYPIWKYGTEEQRKKFLPKLATGEWMGSFGLTEPDHGSNPGGMVTNFKDKGDHYLLNGAKLWISNSPFCDVAVVWAKSEEGRIHGLIVERGMEGFSTPETHNKWSLRASATGELIFQDVKVPKENLLPNKSGLGAPLGCLDSARYGIAWGVIGAAMDCYDTALRYAKERIQFGKPIAAFQLQQKKLAEMITEITKAQLLAYRLGQLKNEDRATSAQISMAKRNNVDMAIKIAREARQILGGMGITGEYSIMRHMMNLESVITYEGTHDIHLLITGLDITGHNAFK is encoded by the coding sequence ATGAAACCCGATCTTTTCGAATCTCCCGATTATTATAATTTAGACGACCTTTTAACCGAGGAACACAAACTTATTCGTAGCGCAGCCCGCGATTGGGTGAAGCGGGATGTTTCTCCTATCATCGAAGAAGCAGCTCAAAAAGCCGAATTTCCTAAATCCATCATTCCCGGTCTTGCAGAAATTGGTGCCTTTGGCCCCTACATTCCTGAGGAATACGGAGGTTCCGGCCTGGACCAGATCTCTTATGGGATCATCATGCAGGAAATAGAACGCGGGGATAGCGGCGTTCGTTCCACGGCTTCGGTACAATCGTCGCTTGTTATGTATCCTATCTGGAAATACGGTACAGAGGAGCAACGAAAAAAGTTCCTGCCTAAACTTGCTACAGGGGAATGGATGGGATCATTTGGTCTCACGGAGCCGGACCACGGGAGTAACCCAGGGGGGATGGTTACCAACTTTAAAGATAAAGGTGATCATTACCTGCTTAACGGTGCTAAGCTATGGATCTCCAACTCGCCTTTCTGTGATGTAGCGGTGGTGTGGGCTAAAAGTGAAGAAGGACGAATTCACGGACTTATAGTAGAACGCGGCATGGAAGGCTTCAGCACCCCGGAAACTCACAATAAATGGTCGCTTCGTGCATCGGCAACCGGCGAACTTATCTTCCAGGATGTTAAGGTTCCGAAGGAAAACCTTTTACCAAACAAATCCGGATTGGGAGCCCCACTTGGCTGTCTCGACTCTGCCCGTTATGGCATTGCCTGGGGTGTAATTGGTGCGGCTATGGATTGTTACGACACCGCCCTTCGCTACGCCAAGGAGAGAATACAATTTGGAAAACCTATTGCAGCCTTTCAGCTACAGCAAAAGAAACTGGCAGAAATGATCACGGAGATCACAAAAGCACAATTGCTGGCGTACAGATTAGGACAGCTAAAAAATGAAGACAGAGCAACTTCCGCTCAAATCTCCATGGCAAAACGCAATAATGTGGATATGGCCATAAAAATTGCACGTGAAGCCAGACAAATTCTAGGAGGTATGGGAATTACCGGAGAATACAGCATCATGCGACATATGATGAACCTGGAAAGTGTGATCACCTACGAAGGGACACATGATATTCACCTACTTATTACCGGATTGGATATTACAGGGCATAATGCCTTTAAATAA
- a CDS encoding tRNA1(Val) (adenine(37)-N6)-methyltransferase produces the protein MSTAFQFKQFVVEQDRCAMKIGTDGVLLGAWTSLETHPESILDIGSGTGVIALQLAQRSVAETIDAIELDPDAYEQCSENFEASPWNDRLFCYHASVQEFAAEMDLKYDLIVSNPPFYTDEYKTNDPARDQARFTDTLPFEHLFLCAIQLLSLKGTFSVIVPKKEHENVVRIAAQHGLHPKRICEVRGTPNSEVKRILMEFGREKYRSPVTEQLTIENGRHNYTQSYIQLVKDFYLKM, from the coding sequence ATGAGCACCGCCTTTCAATTCAAACAATTTGTGGTAGAACAGGATCGCTGTGCCATGAAAATAGGTACAGATGGTGTGCTATTGGGCGCATGGACCTCTCTCGAAACCCACCCGGAGAGCATCCTGGACATTGGTAGCGGTACCGGAGTGATCGCTCTGCAATTGGCACAACGTAGTGTAGCAGAGACCATAGACGCCATCGAACTGGACCCCGATGCTTACGAGCAGTGTTCAGAGAACTTCGAAGCCTCCCCATGGAATGACAGGCTCTTCTGTTACCACGCATCTGTTCAGGAATTCGCAGCAGAAATGGATCTAAAATATGATCTCATCGTATCTAACCCACCTTTTTATACCGATGAATATAAAACGAACGATCCGGCCCGAGACCAGGCGAGATTTACAGACACCCTTCCGTTCGAACATTTATTTCTCTGTGCTATCCAGCTACTATCTTTAAAAGGTACTTTTTCGGTTATTGTTCCGAAGAAAGAACATGAAAACGTTGTGCGTATTGCCGCGCAGCACGGGCTACACCCTAAGCGTATCTGCGAAGTTCGTGGCACACCAAATTCAGAAGTAAAAAGAATCCTTATGGAATTTGGCCGGGAAAAATACAGATCGCCGGTAACAGAGCAACTCACTATCGAAAATGGCCGGCACAACTACACCCAATCCTATATACAACTAGTGAAGGATTTTTATCTGAAAATGTAG
- the rimM gene encoding ribosome maturation factor RimM (Essential for efficient processing of 16S rRNA): MQKKDCFFVGKIVKKYSFKGELLVKLDTDEPEQFLEMESVFVEKHKNLIPFFIDSLSLHKSELLRVKFEEVDSEEDADSLLGSELYLPLNLLPQLSGNTFYYHEIIGFSVNDVNFGTVGTISGVNDSTAQALFEIERDGKQILIPISDEIIDKVDRKAKTIHIQAPEGLIDIYL, translated from the coding sequence ATGCAAAAGAAGGACTGTTTCTTCGTTGGCAAAATCGTTAAAAAATATAGCTTTAAGGGCGAGTTACTTGTAAAATTAGATACAGACGAGCCCGAACAATTTCTTGAAATGGAATCGGTTTTTGTTGAAAAACACAAAAACCTGATTCCATTTTTTATTGACTCTCTTTCCCTACATAAAAGCGAACTCCTTAGAGTAAAATTTGAAGAAGTGGACAGCGAAGAGGATGCAGATTCCCTTTTAGGTTCAGAACTTTACCTCCCCCTGAACCTGTTACCACAGCTAAGCGGAAATACATTCTACTATCACGAGATCATTGGTTTCTCGGTAAATGATGTAAACTTCGGAACGGTAGGAACGATTTCGGGAGTTAATGACAGCACAGCTCAAGCTCTTTTCGAGATAGAACGTGACGGGAAGCAGATCCTCATCCCTATTTCGGATGAAATAATCGATAAGGTAGATCGAAAGGCCAAAACCATCCACATCCAGGCACCCGAAGGCCTCATCGATATCTACCTGTAA
- a CDS encoding 30S ribosomal protein S16: protein MPVKIRLQRHGKKGKPFYWIVAADSRAKRDGKYLEKLGTYNPNVNPAEINLDIDGAVQWLQNGAQPTDTARAILSYKGAMLKKHLAVGVRKGAITEEQAEEKFNNWLEEKAKAVEAKRANLADAQAKAKAEALAAEKAVNEARVAVAEEAEATEEAVEETPEAVEAAAEESTEAVEEVTEEATEATAETTEEAAKEEE from the coding sequence ATGCCTGTAAAGATCAGATTACAAAGACACGGTAAGAAAGGGAAACCTTTTTACTGGATCGTAGCGGCCGACAGCCGCGCGAAAAGAGATGGTAAATACCTTGAGAAATTAGGTACTTACAATCCTAATGTCAACCCTGCAGAGATCAATCTCGACATTGATGGTGCAGTACAATGGCTTCAAAACGGGGCACAACCAACCGATACAGCAAGAGCTATCCTTTCTTACAAAGGTGCTATGCTGAAAAAACACCTTGCAGTAGGTGTTCGTAAGGGTGCTATTACCGAAGAGCAAGCCGAAGAGAAATTCAACAACTGGCTGGAAGAGAAAGCGAAAGCTGTAGAGGCTAAACGCGCTAATCTTGCCGATGCGCAAGCAAAAGCTAAAGCCGAAGCACTTGCTGCTGAAAAAGCAGTGAACGAAGCTCGTGTAGCGGTTGCAGAAGAAGCAGAAGCTACCGAAGAGGCAGTTGAAGAAACTCCTGAAGCTGTAGAAGCAGCGGCTGAAGAATCTACCGAAGCCGTAGAAGAAGTTACGGAAGAGGCTACTGAAGCTACTGCCGAAACTACCGAAGAAGCTGCAAAAGAAGAAGAATAA
- a CDS encoding DUF6252 family protein → MKRIILTIFAAVAFLGCEDTQLNSPAMQGSLDDVFFKATDARGAETPGGNGIILQGLTADEVLTLRVPSTELGTYTIEDSPNVYASFQDFNGRLYHTDPDGEGVIVINNNNTAQRTLSGTFRFIAYIPGVDTLYAQRGVFYEVPYDLGFEIPDPGLGTGTLFARVDGEDFLPPDVVGSRDEISIRIQGISGTEMIDLNIAVDAGTGNYDITLDGFSGKYTDPEGVTQDASSGNITVIEHDTQGRSIRGTFSFLTMDHVISQGQFNVTY, encoded by the coding sequence ATGAAACGGATTATTTTAACCATATTCGCAGCAGTAGCCTTCTTAGGCTGTGAAGACACCCAGTTGAATTCACCTGCCATGCAGGGATCGCTGGACGATGTCTTTTTCAAAGCGACCGATGCCCGGGGAGCTGAGACTCCCGGAGGTAATGGCATAATATTACAAGGCCTTACAGCCGATGAGGTCCTTACCCTGCGAGTACCTTCTACAGAATTGGGAACTTATACAATCGAAGACAGTCCTAATGTTTATGCATCATTTCAGGACTTCAATGGCAGGCTGTACCATACAGATCCCGATGGAGAAGGTGTAATAGTGATAAATAATAATAATACCGCCCAAAGAACCCTTAGTGGAACGTTTCGATTTATAGCCTATATCCCGGGAGTGGACACATTATACGCCCAAAGAGGAGTGTTCTATGAAGTTCCTTATGATCTTGGCTTCGAGATACCAGATCCCGGCCTGGGAACAGGAACCCTTTTCGCACGAGTAGATGGTGAGGATTTTCTTCCACCCGATGTTGTTGGGTCCAGGGACGAAATTAGTATTCGTATACAGGGTATCAGTGGAACCGAAATGATCGATCTTAATATAGCGGTAGATGCCGGTACTGGAAATTACGATATAACACTTGATGGGTTTTCTGGAAAGTATACAGATCCGGAGGGTGTTACCCAGGACGCCAGTAGTGGAAATATAACTGTAATAGAGCATGATACACAAGGGCGTTCCATAAGAGGCACATTTTCTTTTCTCACCATGGATCATGTGATATCCCAGGGGCAGTTTAACGTTACCTACTAA
- the dnaE gene encoding DNA polymerase III subunit alpha → MFIIFDTETTGLPKRYDAPLSDSDNWPRCIQLAWQLHDAMGNLLESGDYLVQPRGFNIPYDSEKIHGISTDLAMENGKPLEEVVNHFLEAVAKAKFLVGQNVDFDLSIMGAEFYRLGVENPFPGMPVLDTCSETTAQLCQLPGGRGGKFKLPTLTELHQFLFEQPFAEAHNATADVEATARCFFELVRRQIFTVEELDVQPDYFERFGEENPGTIELIGLKHINLKKASEAIRKKQQAAAEPAEITSEEIDENIAVLEETSFAHLHNHSQFSILQSTSSTQDLVKAAVEDKMPAVALTDSGNMMGAFHFVKAVNDYNKSLAKDEQHKALKAVLGCEFFVCEDHTNKSHKDNGYQIVFLAKNKNGYHNLAKMASIAYTDGFYYVPRIDKKVVETYKEDIIVLTGSLYGEVPSKVLNIGEKQAEEALLWWKEQFGDDLYMEIMRHGQEDERRVNETLIALAKKHDVKLVACNNTYYINKEDANAHDILLCVKDGEKQATPIGRGRGYRYGLPNQEYYFKSQDEMKRLFEDLPEAISNIAEVIEKIEPFTLMRDVLLPNFDIPEEFYDKADADGGKRGENAYLRHLTYEGAKKRYEELTDEIRQRLDFELEVIANTGYPGYFLIVQDFIAEARKMGVSVGPGRGSAAGSAVAYCLGITNIDPIEYDLLFERFLNPDRVSMPDIDIDFDDEGRSKVMDYVIEKYGSNQVAQIITYGTMAAKSSIRDTARVLDLPLNDADRIAKLIPNMTKLNRIFGLSDQELRAKFRSDELPKVNELLNLAEGEDLEAETIKQAKVLEGSVRNTGIHACGVIITPDNITNYVPIATAKDSDLYVTQFDNSVVESAGLLKMDFLGLKTLTLIKDTVKIVKHKHGIELDPDNFPLDDEKTYELFQRGETVGIFQYESVGMQKHMKELKPTVFADLIAMNALYRPGPMEYIPSFIRRKHGEEEISYDLPAMEEYLKETYGITVYQEQVMLLSQKLANFTKGEADVLRKAMGKKQKAVLDKMKPKFIEQAAANGHDPEILEKIWKDWEAFASYAFNKSHSTCYAWIAYQTAYLKAHYPAEYMAAVLSNNMNDIKQVTFFMEECKRMGLEVLGPDVNESFYKFTVNDQGAIRFGMGAIKGVGGNAVATIVENRKDGKYKSIFDLAKRIDLRAANKKAFENLVLAGGFDSFDTHRAQYMHADGDGVMFFEKVLRYAARYQETQNSSQVSLFGDASEVQIPEPEVPPCEEWGTMKKLKQEKEVVGIYISGHPLDDFKTEIESFCSCKVSDFNDLERFVNRELTFGGVVSEVQHRESKAGKGWAIFTVEDYEDSFEFKIFGEEYLKYRHLLIPNSFIYARVYVREGWVNRETGKKGEPRLQYSNIQLLHDVMGIQAKKLTLQIPIEELKEDKIKDLKDLLKMHEGDKQLHITMYDVEEKVKLNMPSRKQKVEISKELLVELKEMELKYKLN, encoded by the coding sequence ATGTTTATAATCTTCGACACAGAGACCACCGGGCTTCCTAAACGCTATGATGCACCTTTAAGTGACAGTGATAACTGGCCACGTTGTATACAACTCGCCTGGCAGTTGCACGACGCCATGGGAAATCTTCTGGAGAGCGGGGATTATCTGGTACAACCCAGGGGATTCAATATCCCTTACGACTCCGAGAAGATACATGGTATTTCTACAGATCTTGCCATGGAAAATGGAAAACCACTGGAGGAAGTAGTTAACCACTTCCTGGAGGCAGTCGCAAAGGCGAAATTCCTGGTGGGACAAAATGTGGATTTCGATCTCAGTATCATGGGAGCCGAATTCTACCGTTTAGGGGTGGAGAATCCTTTTCCCGGTATGCCGGTACTGGACACCTGTAGCGAAACAACAGCTCAGCTTTGCCAGTTGCCCGGAGGTAGGGGCGGAAAATTCAAATTGCCTACGCTAACCGAGTTACATCAGTTTCTGTTCGAGCAACCTTTTGCCGAGGCCCATAACGCCACAGCCGATGTGGAAGCTACTGCACGTTGCTTTTTCGAATTGGTACGCAGACAGATCTTCACTGTGGAAGAACTGGATGTGCAACCGGATTATTTCGAAAGGTTTGGGGAGGAGAACCCGGGCACCATCGAATTAATAGGTTTAAAACATATCAACCTGAAAAAGGCTTCGGAAGCCATTAGAAAGAAACAACAGGCAGCGGCAGAGCCCGCCGAGATAACTTCCGAAGAGATAGATGAGAATATCGCTGTACTGGAGGAGACCAGCTTTGCTCATTTACACAATCATTCGCAGTTTTCCATACTGCAGTCCACCTCCTCTACCCAGGACCTGGTGAAGGCAGCAGTGGAGGACAAGATGCCCGCAGTCGCCCTAACCGATAGCGGTAATATGATGGGAGCCTTTCATTTTGTGAAGGCGGTGAACGATTATAACAAATCTCTGGCCAAGGACGAACAGCATAAAGCCTTAAAGGCCGTTCTGGGGTGCGAGTTCTTTGTATGTGAAGACCACACCAATAAATCTCATAAAGACAACGGCTACCAGATAGTATTTCTGGCGAAGAATAAGAACGGCTACCACAACCTGGCGAAAATGGCTTCCATTGCTTATACCGATGGTTTTTATTATGTCCCCAGAATAGATAAGAAAGTGGTGGAAACCTATAAGGAAGACATCATCGTCCTTACCGGTAGTTTGTATGGGGAGGTGCCTTCGAAGGTCCTCAATATTGGTGAGAAACAGGCGGAAGAAGCCTTGCTTTGGTGGAAAGAGCAGTTTGGGGACGATCTCTATATGGAGATCATGCGTCACGGACAGGAGGACGAACGCAGGGTGAACGAAACTTTGATCGCCCTGGCGAAGAAGCACGACGTTAAACTTGTAGCCTGCAACAACACTTACTACATCAATAAGGAAGATGCCAATGCTCATGATATCTTGTTGTGTGTGAAGGATGGTGAGAAACAGGCAACGCCCATTGGCCGGGGCCGGGGCTATAGATATGGCCTTCCAAACCAGGAATATTATTTTAAGTCGCAGGACGAAATGAAGCGGCTGTTTGAGGATCTTCCCGAAGCTATTAGTAATATCGCTGAAGTGATCGAAAAAATTGAGCCTTTCACACTCATGAGAGATGTGTTACTACCCAATTTTGATATCCCGGAGGAGTTTTATGATAAAGCCGATGCCGATGGCGGAAAGAGAGGGGAGAATGCCTACTTGCGACATCTTACTTATGAAGGAGCAAAAAAGCGATACGAAGAACTCACTGATGAGATTAGACAGCGCCTGGATTTCGAGCTGGAAGTTATAGCAAATACAGGGTATCCGGGTTATTTTCTAATTGTACAGGATTTTATTGCTGAAGCTCGTAAAATGGGCGTTTCGGTGGGGCCAGGTCGTGGATCGGCGGCCGGAAGTGCCGTGGCCTATTGCCTTGGAATAACGAATATTGATCCAATTGAGTACGATCTGCTATTTGAGCGCTTCCTGAATCCGGACCGGGTGAGTATGCCCGATATCGATATTGATTTTGACGATGAGGGAAGAAGTAAGGTAATGGACTATGTGATCGAAAAATACGGTTCGAACCAGGTGGCGCAGATCATCACTTACGGAACTATGGCAGCGAAGTCGTCTATACGCGATACTGCCCGAGTACTTGACCTGCCGCTTAACGACGCAGATCGCATTGCCAAGCTCATCCCTAATATGACCAAGCTGAACAGGATCTTTGGATTGAGTGATCAGGAGCTGCGTGCAAAGTTTAGAAGCGATGAACTCCCGAAGGTGAACGAACTACTTAACCTGGCTGAAGGAGAAGACCTGGAAGCCGAAACCATCAAGCAGGCAAAAGTACTGGAGGGATCGGTGCGGAATACCGGAATACATGCCTGTGGGGTAATAATCACGCCCGACAATATTACCAATTATGTGCCTATAGCGACGGCAAAAGATTCCGATCTGTACGTCACCCAATTCGATAACTCGGTGGTGGAGAGTGCCGGATTGCTGAAAATGGATTTCCTGGGCTTAAAGACCCTTACCCTGATAAAGGATACGGTTAAGATCGTAAAACACAAACACGGTATAGAGCTGGATCCCGATAATTTCCCTCTGGATGATGAAAAGACCTACGAGTTGTTCCAGAGAGGGGAGACAGTGGGTATCTTCCAGTACGAATCTGTTGGGATGCAAAAGCATATGAAGGAGCTCAAACCAACGGTGTTTGCAGATCTTATTGCCATGAACGCCTTGTACAGGCCAGGTCCCATGGAATACATCCCTAGTTTTATTAGGAGGAAACACGGGGAAGAAGAGATAAGTTACGACCTGCCCGCAATGGAGGAATACCTGAAGGAGACCTACGGAATTACGGTCTACCAGGAGCAGGTGATGTTGCTCTCTCAAAAGCTGGCTAATTTTACCAAGGGTGAAGCCGATGTCTTGCGAAAGGCCATGGGGAAAAAGCAAAAGGCGGTACTGGACAAGATGAAGCCAAAATTCATCGAGCAGGCAGCAGCCAATGGTCATGATCCGGAAATTCTGGAAAAGATATGGAAGGACTGGGAAGCCTTTGCCAGTTATGCCTTCAACAAGTCGCATTCTACCTGTTATGCCTGGATAGCATACCAGACAGCCTATCTCAAGGCCCATTATCCAGCCGAATATATGGCGGCTGTGCTCTCCAACAATATGAACGACATAAAACAGGTAACTTTCTTTATGGAGGAATGTAAGCGGATGGGGCTTGAAGTTCTAGGCCCCGATGTGAATGAATCCTTTTACAAGTTTACTGTAAACGACCAGGGCGCGATACGTTTTGGGATGGGAGCCATAAAAGGTGTTGGAGGAAACGCGGTGGCCACTATAGTGGAGAACCGAAAAGACGGTAAATACAAAAGCATTTTCGATCTCGCGAAGAGGATCGACCTGAGGGCTGCTAATAAAAAAGCCTTCGAAAATCTGGTGCTGGCCGGGGGCTTTGATAGTTTCGATACCCATAGGGCGCAGTATATGCATGCAGATGGGGATGGCGTGATGTTCTTTGAAAAGGTACTGCGATACGCCGCACGATACCAGGAAACTCAGAATTCGTCGCAGGTTAGTTTATTTGGCGATGCCAGTGAGGTGCAAATACCTGAACCCGAAGTACCACCCTGTGAGGAATGGGGTACTATGAAAAAGCTCAAGCAAGAGAAAGAAGTGGTTGGGATCTATATTTCCGGACATCCGCTGGATGATTTCAAGACAGAGATTGAGAGTTTCTGTAGTTGTAAGGTGAGTGATTTTAACGATCTGGAGCGGTTTGTAAATCGCGAATTAACCTTTGGTGGAGTGGTGAGCGAAGTACAGCATAGGGAGAGTAAGGCGGGGAAAGGCTGGGCTATTTTTACCGTGGAAGATTACGAAGATAGTTTCGAGTTTAAGATCTTTGGAGAGGAATACCTCAAGTACAGGCATTTGCTCATCCCAAATTCGTTTATCTATGCCCGGGTTTACGTGAGAGAAGGATGGGTGAACAGAGAAACCGGAAAGAAGGGAGAACCTAGATTGCAATATAGCAATATACAGTTGTTGCATGATGTAATGGGGATTCAGGCGAAGAAATTAACGCTTCAGATCCCTATAGAGGAGTTAAAAGAGGATAAAATAAAAGACTTAAAGGATCTGCTGAAAATGCATGAAGGGGATAAGCAGTTGCATATTACCATGTACGATGTAGAGGAAAAGGTAAAACTGAATATGCCCAGCAGGAAGCAGAAGGTGGAGATAAGCAAGGAATTGCTTGTTGAGCTGAAGGAAATGGAGCTGAAATACAAACTGAATTGA
- the trxA gene encoding thioredoxin gives MALEITDATFDETVLKSDKPVVVDFWAAWCGPCRMVGPIIDQISEEYEGKAVVGKVDVDANQEFAAKYGVRNIPTVLVFNKGELVGRQVGVAPKNVYTEAIDSLLN, from the coding sequence ATGGCTTTAGAAATAACCGATGCAACTTTTGATGAAACCGTATTAAAAAGTGATAAGCCCGTAGTGGTAGACTTTTGGGCGGCATGGTGCGGACCTTGTAGAATGGTTGGCCCGATCATCGATCAAATAAGTGAAGAATACGAAGGCAAAGCAGTGGTTGGAAAGGTAGATGTGGATGCGAACCAGGAATTTGCTGCGAAATATGGGGTACGTAATATCCCGACCGTATTAGTTTTCAATAAAGGAGAATTAGTAGGACGCCAGGTTGGTGTGGCACCAAAGAACGTGTATACCGAGGCGATTGATTCTTTGTTGAACTAA
- a CDS encoding ClpP family protease: protein MERINKVQDQIDNQLLSERKVFLWGMVDDESAKHVVDRLLYLDSLNHDEIKLYINSPGGYVTSGFSMYDTIKGIKSPVSTICTGLCASMGSILLSAGEKGKRFIQPHARVMIHQPSGGARGPASDIEITAQEILKTKELSAKILADNCGQEFEKVLKDFNRDHWMGAEESVEYGIVDGIVE from the coding sequence ATGGAAAGAATAAATAAAGTACAGGACCAGATAGACAATCAATTATTGAGCGAACGCAAAGTTTTTCTTTGGGGCATGGTGGACGACGAAAGTGCCAAGCACGTGGTAGACCGTTTACTGTACCTGGACTCGCTTAATCACGACGAGATCAAATTGTATATCAATAGTCCGGGTGGATATGTTACTTCCGGATTCTCTATGTACGACACCATTAAAGGAATAAAGAGTCCTGTATCTACCATTTGCACAGGATTGTGTGCTTCTATGGGGAGCATCTTGTTATCGGCAGGGGAGAAAGGGAAGCGATTTATACAACCACATGCCAGGGTGATGATCCATCAGCCCAGTGGAGGTGCCCGCGGACCTGCCAGTGATATTGAGATCACGGCCCAGGAGATCCTGAAGACCAAAGAGCTAAGTGCGAAGATTCTGGCCGACAATTGTGGTCAGGAGTTCGAAAAAGTATTAAAAGATTTTAACCGCGATCACTGGATGGGTGCCGAAGAGAGTGTAGAGTACGGTATTGTTGATGGTATTGTAGAGTGA
- a CDS encoding DUF58 domain-containing protein, producing the protein MNLEKEINEITGFKNLELLATQVVEGFISGLHKSPFHGFSAEFAEHKIYNTGESTKHIDWKLYAKTDKLYTKRYEEETNLRCHLVMDNSSSMHYPKVKEFSITSLNKIGFSALAAAAIMNLLKRQRDAVGMSIYSDEYEFYASEKGSERHHQMLLGKLNEAIVRPKESKQTRTYAHLHLIAEKLKRRSLVFLFTDMFQSDLEEKKLFEALQHLKYNKHEVVLFHTYDKEKELKFDFSNRPKRFVDVETGEHVNLYADNIKESYEAAVAGFFNELQLKCGQYGIKYVRADINEGFNKILTTYLVERSKFG; encoded by the coding sequence ATGAATTTAGAAAAGGAAATAAACGAGATTACCGGGTTTAAGAATCTGGAGTTGCTCGCTACCCAGGTAGTGGAGGGGTTTATTTCCGGGCTTCATAAGAGTCCGTTTCACGGTTTCTCTGCCGAATTTGCCGAACATAAGATCTACAACACAGGTGAGAGCACCAAGCATATCGACTGGAAACTATATGCGAAGACGGACAAGCTTTACACCAAACGCTACGAAGAAGAGACCAATTTACGTTGTCATTTGGTCATGGATAACAGCAGTTCCATGCATTATCCGAAAGTGAAGGAATTTAGTATTACTTCTCTGAATAAGATTGGTTTTTCGGCACTGGCAGCTGCGGCCATCATGAATTTGCTAAAACGGCAGCGGGATGCGGTTGGGATGAGTATATACAGTGATGAATACGAATTCTATGCCTCTGAAAAAGGCAGTGAGCGCCACCACCAGATGTTGTTAGGGAAATTGAATGAGGCAATTGTACGGCCTAAAGAATCGAAGCAGACCCGCACCTATGCTCATTTGCACCTGATAGCCGAAAAATTGAAACGTCGTTCGTTGGTATTTCTGTTTACCGATATGTTTCAGAGTGATCTGGAGGAAAAGAAATTGTTCGAGGCGCTTCAGCATTTGAAATACAACAAACATGAAGTAGTATTGTTCCACACCTATGATAAGGAGAAGGAACTGAAGTTTGATTTCAGTAATCGTCCCAAGCGGTTTGTGGATGTGGAGACCGGGGAGCATGTAAATTTATATGCCGATAATATTAAAGAAAGTTACGAAGCGGCCGTGGCCGGGTTTTTTAATGAGTTGCAGCTGAAATGCGGGCAGTATGGTATAAAGTATGTGCGAGCCGATATTAATGAAGGGTTTAACAAGATCCTTACTACCTATTTGGTGGAGCGATCGAAGTTTGGTTAG
- a CDS encoding 3D domain-containing protein, with product MGIIRLTIVLLFTMSVLSCKNEEQWVSMEVMASAYNSTRAQTDANPNITAWGDTLYPTTKSIAVSRDLIKKGLTHHTKVKIEGFEGIFVVNDKMHPKWRNKIDIYFGTDVKAARQWGRKKVKIQYLCE from the coding sequence ATGGGTATAATACGGCTTACTATCGTACTCCTTTTCACTATGAGTGTCCTCTCCTGTAAGAATGAGGAGCAATGGGTGAGTATGGAAGTGATGGCCTCAGCCTATAATTCCACCAGAGCACAAACCGACGCGAATCCAAACATCACTGCCTGGGGAGACACCTTATATCCTACTACTAAGTCCATTGCTGTTTCGAGGGATCTAATTAAAAAAGGGCTTACTCATCACACCAAAGTAAAGATCGAAGGATTCGAGGGTATTTTTGTGGTGAACGATAAGATGCATCCCAAATGGCGCAATAAAATCGATATTTATTTTGGCACCGATGTAAAAGCGGCCAGGCAATGGGGGCGCAAGAAGGTAAAGATCCAATACCTATGTGAGTAG